In Piliocolobus tephrosceles isolate RC106 chromosome 10, ASM277652v3, whole genome shotgun sequence, a single window of DNA contains:
- the TAS2R13 gene encoding taste receptor type 2 member 13, with translation MESALSSILTLVIIAEFVIGNLSNGFIVLINCIDWVSKRQLSSVDKILIFLAISRIGLIWEILVSWFLALHYLAIFVSGTGLRIMIFSWVVSNHFSLWLATILSIFYLLKVASFSSPAFLYLKWRVNQVILMILLGTLVFLFLNLIQINVHIKDWLDRYERNTIWNFSVSGLPTFSVPVKFTMTMFSLTPFTVALISFLLLSFSLWKHLQKMQLNYKGRRDPRTKAHINALKIVISFLLLYASFFLCILISWISELYQNTLIHMLCQTIGVFYPSSHSFLLILGNPKLRQASLLVAAKVWAKR, from the coding sequence ATGGAAAGTGCCCTGTCGAGTATCCTCACTCTTGTAATAATTGCAGAATTCGTAATTGGGAATTTGAGCAATGGATTTATAGTACTGATAAACTGCATTGACTGGGTCAGTAAAAGACAGCTGTCCTCAGTTGATAAAATCCTCATTTTCTTGGCAATCTCCAGAATTGGGCTGATCTGGGAAATATTAGTAAGTTGGTTTTTAGCTCTGCATTATCTAGCCATATTTGTGTCTGGAACAGGGTTAAGAATTATGATTTTTAGCTGGGTAGTTTCTAATCACTTCAGTCTCTGGCTTGCTACAATCCTCAGCATCTTTTATTTGCTCAAAGTAGCGAGTTTCTCTAGCCCTGCTTTTCTCTATTTGAAGTGGAGAGTAAACCAAGTGATTCTGATGATACTGCTGGGAACCTTggtcttcttatttttaaatctgatacaaataaatgtacatattaaaGACTGGCTGGACCGATATGAAAGAAACACAATTTGGAATTTCAGTGTGAGTGGCCTTCCAACATTTTCAGTGCCGGTCAAATTCACTATGACTATGTTCAGTCTAACACCATTTACTGTGGCCCTCATCTCTTTTCTCCTGTTAAGTTTCTCCTTGTGGAAACATCTCCAGAAAATGCAGCTCAATTACAAAGGACGCAGAGACCCCAGGACCAAGGCCCACATAAATGCCTTGAAAAttgtgatctcattccttttactcTATGCCAGTTTCTTTCTATGTATTCTCATATCATGGATTTCTGAGCTGTATCAGAATACACTGATCCACATGCTTTGTCAGACGATTGGAGTCTTCTATCCTTCAAGCCACTCCTTTCTTCTGATTTTAGGAAACCCTAAGTTAAGACAGGCCTCTCTTTTGGTGGCAGCTAAGGTATGGGCTAAACGTTGA